From Bacteroidales bacterium, a single genomic window includes:
- a CDS encoding T9SS C-terminal target domain-containing protein, with protein MKQKVTLLLILASFVLISGTFTSCKKKEGCTDKTALNYDPDAEKDDGSCQYCTDCDTSTIILQGSITTSQTLKANHKYLLKGFVYVESGVTLTIEPGTIIKGDKDTKGSLIIKRGGQINAVGTAQKPIVFTSNKPAGQRDYGDWGGIIICGKAPVNLPGGEGLIEGGPDAYYGGTDPHDNSGKLKYVRIEFAGIAFQPNQEINGLTLAGVGDQTEIDYVQVSFNGDDSYEFFGGTVNVKHLISFRGWDDEFDTDNGWSGMAQFCFALRDPNIADQSGSNGFESDNDAQGTTAEPFTSGIFSNVTILGPMNPNNSTYNQQYKRGAHLRRNTKIKILNSVICGYPVGLLIDGTYAENNAQNGDLIFRDNYIVGCTSNLAVASGSSFDIQTWFNTQGYNNQIATFDNILLNANAWNLTNPSVLPQANSPLLTGANFNHSVLQNPFFEIVNFKGAFGNSDWTAGWANFDPQNTNY; from the coding sequence ATGAAACAAAAAGTAACATTATTACTAATTTTAGCAAGTTTTGTACTTATTTCAGGTACATTTACATCGTGTAAAAAGAAAGAAGGTTGTACAGACAAAACAGCGTTAAATTACGACCCCGATGCCGAAAAAGATGATGGTTCATGTCAATATTGTACCGATTGCGATACATCGACTATTATTTTACAAGGAAGTATTACTACCAGTCAAACCTTAAAAGCAAATCATAAATATTTATTAAAAGGTTTTGTTTATGTAGAATCTGGTGTTACATTAACCATTGAACCCGGAACCATAATTAAAGGCGACAAAGACACTAAAGGTTCTTTAATTATTAAAAGAGGTGGACAAATTAATGCAGTAGGTACAGCTCAAAAACCTATAGTATTTACATCAAACAAACCAGCTGGACAACGCGATTATGGCGACTGGGGAGGAATTATAATATGTGGTAAAGCTCCCGTAAACCTTCCTGGTGGCGAAGGTTTAATTGAAGGCGGACCAGATGCTTATTACGGAGGTACCGATCCTCATGATAATTCCGGCAAACTAAAATATGTTCGTATAGAATTTGCTGGTATTGCATTCCAACCTAATCAGGAAATAAATGGCTTAACACTAGCAGGTGTTGGCGACCAAACAGAAATAGATTATGTACAAGTATCGTTTAACGGCGACGACTCATACGAATTCTTTGGTGGAACTGTAAATGTTAAACATCTTATTTCATTCAGAGGATGGGACGATGAATTTGATACCGACAACGGTTGGAGTGGTATGGCACAGTTTTGCTTCGCTTTACGCGATCCTAATATCGCTGACCAATCAGGATCAAATGGATTCGAAAGCGATAACGATGCACAAGGCACAACTGCAGAACCATTTACAAGCGGCATTTTCTCAAATGTTACTATTCTTGGTCCTATGAATCCCAATAATTCGACTTACAACCAACAATACAAACGCGGTGCACATTTACGTAGAAATACAAAAATTAAAATACTTAACTCTGTTATTTGTGGTTATCCTGTTGGTCTATTAATTGACGGTACTTATGCCGAAAACAATGCTCAAAATGGCGATTTAATTTTTAGAGACAATTATATCGTTGGTTGTACTTCGAATTTAGCTGTAGCAAGCGGAAGTAGCTTCGATATTCAAACATGGTTCAACACACAAGGATACAACAACCAAATTGCAACATTCGACAATATTTTATTAAATGCAAATGCATGGAATTTAACCAACCCATCAGTTCTTCCACAAGCAAATTCACCTCTATTAACAGGAGCTAACTTTAATCATTCAGTATTACAAAATCCATTCTTTGAAATTGTAAACTTTAAGGGTGCTTTTGGAAATTCAGATTGGACAGCAGGTTGGGCAAACTTTGATCCTCAAAATACCAATTACTAA
- a CDS encoding M48 family metallopeptidase yields MEMLVYTIILLLLLASFVFELWMDRLEFKSYSFPIPDELKDVYDTETLEKQKKYHLEHFHFSWKQNVLFFIISFTVIAIKGLGWYDAFLRLYIDNEFLITLFFFASFGMAYLILGLPFSYYETFVIEQKYGFNTSTRKTFWLDLLKSLLISTILGVPLLWAIFSFYQNTGDMFWLYAWIIIILFSLFITFFYSKIIVPLFNKQTPLPDGELKEAIFDFCKKVNFPLKEVYILDASKRSKKANAYFTGFGKNKRIVLYDTLIEQMSKEEIVAVLAHEIGHYKKRHIVKSMLMGFIQTGLMLFTLSLFINISLFSQALGAETPSFHIGIVAFGILFSPISSMISIFFNYYSRSNEKQADLFAKKHGQSQALISALKKLSAQNYSHLTPHPIIVKLSYSHPPLLDRIKLLQS; encoded by the coding sequence ATGGAAATGCTTGTATATACAATTATTTTATTGCTTTTATTAGCATCGTTTGTATTCGAATTATGGATGGATAGACTCGAGTTTAAAAGTTATTCCTTCCCTATCCCTGATGAATTAAAAGATGTTTATGACACCGAAACACTCGAAAAACAAAAAAAATATCATCTCGAACACTTTCATTTTAGCTGGAAACAAAATGTATTGTTCTTTATCATTTCCTTTACAGTTATTGCTATTAAAGGATTGGGATGGTACGATGCGTTCTTACGGTTATACATCGACAACGAATTTTTAATAACACTTTTCTTTTTTGCTTCGTTTGGAATGGCTTATTTGATTTTAGGTTTACCATTTTCATATTATGAGACTTTTGTAATTGAGCAAAAATATGGCTTTAATACTTCTACACGTAAAACCTTTTGGCTCGACTTACTTAAATCTTTATTAATTAGTACTATACTTGGAGTTCCACTTTTATGGGCTATTTTTAGTTTTTATCAAAATACAGGCGACATGTTTTGGCTCTATGCTTGGATTATCATCATTTTATTTTCGCTTTTTATCACTTTTTTCTATTCTAAAATAATAGTACCTCTATTCAATAAACAAACTCCCTTGCCCGATGGTGAGCTTAAAGAAGCCATTTTTGATTTTTGTAAAAAAGTTAATTTTCCACTTAAAGAAGTTTACATACTCGACGCTTCGAAACGTTCTAAAAAAGCAAATGCTTATTTTACAGGCTTTGGAAAAAATAAACGCATCGTTTTGTACGATACACTAATTGAGCAAATGAGCAAAGAAGAAATTGTAGCTGTTTTAGCTCACGAAATAGGACATTATAAAAAAAGGCATATCGTTAAATCGATGTTGATGGGTTTTATTCAAACAGGGTTGATGCTTTTTACGCTATCTCTTTTTATCAACATTTCCCTTTTTAGTCAAGCTCTTGGAGCAGAAACACCTTCGTTTCATATTGGAATTGTAGCCTTTGGAATTTTATTTAGTCCCATTTCGTCTATGATTTCTATATTCTTCAATTATTATTCACGCTCAAACGAAAAACAAGCTGACCTTTTTGCTAAAAAGCATGGACAATCGCAAGCCCTTATTTCAGCTCTTAAAAAACTCTCAGCACAAAATTACAGCCATCTTACACCCCATCCTATTATTGTTAAACTAAGTTATTCGCATCCTCCATTATTAGACCGGATAAAACTACTACAATCATGA
- a CDS encoding DEAD/DEAH box helicase, protein MGVNISNIIQSLKNDKYYSKRIEYIHKYISREANHKELKEKLPFKLEQYLIEKEIKLYSHQVDSIEKIRKGENILITTTTASGKTLCFNLPIFEKFINKKNISALYIYPTKALANDQLKAIREIETYLNIDTKANIYDGDTSQYLRKDIRINSKIILTNPYELHLNLQFHTLWKHFFQNLNFIVLDEIHHYRGVFGSNIAYLIRRIKRICNFYGANPQFILSTATIANPKEFGEKLIGENISIIDNDGSPKGEKYFILYNPFFGGIGSGEKSTHSETKELFKYFISHQCQTLCFTISRQMAELIIHWVKEEQPILKDKISVYRAGYLPKERRDIENNFKKGFLKGIASTNALELGIDIGSLDCVLISGYPGTIISTMQQAGRAGRRNKSSVVILIAFENSLDQYIFKHPNVLFDKSPENIIIDTENEIIKAGQLLCAISELPFIPNNEIKYFGENNEEILKNFINEGIVRKTKSGYVTIAKASDFVRIDSMPRKIYKLIYDDNLIETLSDEEVYKKAFKGAVYFHKGETYIVENLDEENSMIELIKKDVDYYTEPIIHVNLEIINVIKNRNYHDTKISFGNVKVKEHILGYKIKKYENVIGMEKLNYEPRVFKTQAFWFSLSNEIKDKINNQKNFSLDGGIHGIEHAMIGIMPLKIMCDRWDLGGISYPLNPQTEKSTIFIYEGIEGGIGLTKKAFEFAEELLQMTYELINNCQCENGCPACIYSPKCGNDNQILHKETSIFILAEILKSHNLL, encoded by the coding sequence ATGGGGGTAAATATTTCAAACATTATACAATCATTGAAAAATGATAAATATTATTCGAAAAGGATAGAATATATTCATAAATACATTTCACGAGAAGCAAATCATAAAGAATTAAAAGAAAAACTTCCTTTTAAACTAGAGCAATACCTTATAGAAAAAGAAATAAAACTTTATTCACATCAAGTTGATTCTATTGAAAAAATCAGGAAAGGAGAAAATATTTTAATCACTACTACAACTGCTTCTGGAAAAACACTTTGTTTTAATTTACCTATTTTTGAAAAATTTATAAATAAAAAGAATATTTCTGCTCTTTACATTTATCCGACAAAAGCCCTTGCTAATGACCAGTTAAAGGCTATACGTGAAATAGAAACATATTTGAATATTGACACTAAAGCAAATATATATGATGGTGATACATCTCAATATTTAAGAAAAGATATAAGAATCAATTCAAAAATAATTTTGACAAATCCCTACGAACTTCATCTTAACTTACAATTTCACACACTTTGGAAACATTTTTTTCAGAATCTAAATTTTATTGTTTTAGATGAAATACATCATTATCGTGGTGTATTTGGTTCTAATATTGCATATCTTATTAGACGTATAAAAAGAATTTGTAATTTTTATGGAGCAAATCCACAGTTCATTTTATCAACCGCTACTATTGCAAATCCCAAAGAATTTGGAGAAAAATTAATTGGAGAGAATATTAGTATTATTGATAATGATGGATCGCCAAAAGGAGAAAAATACTTTATTCTATACAATCCGTTTTTTGGTGGAATTGGTTCAGGAGAAAAAAGCACACATAGTGAAACAAAAGAACTTTTTAAATACTTCATTTCGCATCAATGTCAAACACTTTGTTTTACAATTTCACGGCAAATGGCCGAATTAATAATACATTGGGTGAAAGAAGAACAGCCAATTTTAAAAGATAAAATTTCAGTTTACAGGGCTGGATATTTACCCAAAGAAAGAAGAGATATTGAAAATAACTTCAAAAAAGGTTTTTTAAAAGGAATTGCTTCAACTAATGCTTTAGAATTAGGTATTGATATTGGTTCTTTAGACTGTGTTCTTATATCAGGCTATCCAGGAACAATTATTTCAACAATGCAACAAGCTGGTAGGGCTGGTAGAAGAAATAAAAGTTCTGTTGTTATTTTAATTGCATTTGAAAATTCATTGGACCAATATATATTTAAACATCCAAATGTATTATTTGATAAAAGTCCAGAAAATATTATTATTGATACTGAGAATGAAATTATTAAAGCAGGTCAATTACTATGTGCAATTTCTGAATTGCCTTTTATTCCCAATAATGAAATAAAATATTTTGGAGAAAACAACGAGGAAATTTTGAAGAACTTTATAAATGAAGGTATTGTTAGAAAAACAAAATCAGGTTATGTAACTATAGCAAAAGCATCCGATTTTGTTAGGATTGATAGTATGCCAAGGAAAATTTATAAATTAATTTATGATGATAATTTAATAGAAACGTTATCTGATGAAGAAGTATACAAGAAAGCATTTAAAGGAGCTGTTTATTTTCATAAAGGAGAAACATATATTGTAGAAAATCTTGATGAAGAAAATTCAATGATCGAATTAATTAAAAAGGACGTTGACTATTACACTGAGCCAATTATTCATGTTAATCTTGAAATTATTAATGTAATTAAAAATAGAAATTACCATGATACAAAAATTTCATTTGGTAATGTTAAAGTAAAAGAACACATCTTGGGTTACAAAATAAAAAAATATGAAAATGTAATAGGTATGGAAAAATTAAACTATGAGCCAAGAGTATTTAAAACTCAGGCATTTTGGTTTTCTCTTTCTAATGAAATAAAAGATAAAATAAATAATCAAAAAAATTTTTCTTTAGATGGTGGTATTCATGGTATAGAGCATGCAATGATTGGAATTATGCCTTTAAAAATTATGTGCGACCGTTGGGACTTAGGAGGTATCTCATATCCTTTAAATCCCCAAACTGAAAAATCAACAATTTTCATTTATGAAGGAATTGAGGGAGGTATTGGTCTAACAAAAAAAGCTTTTGAATTTGCTGAAGAATTATTACAAATGACTTATGAATTAATAAATAATTGTCAATGTGAAAATGGTTGCCCTGCTTGTATATATTCGCCCAAGTGCGGTAATGATAATCAAATTTTACATAAAGAAACTTCAATATTTATATTGGCAGAAATATTAAAGTCGCATAACTTATTATAA
- a CDS encoding PCMD domain-containing protein: MKRFLFLLFMFIVFCGIGQNIPNADFENWTGGNPNGWQTPNAFTQQYGVVTVTQETVNPHSGTYSVKLETKSIFGYAVTGLITNGQISVNLSNPNPITILGGTPFTERPNHFKGYFHYTPASGDYCTIVALLLKKNVQTNQFDTVGVAQYINNTSVTGWTMFDAPFAYAMGDTPDTMQIVAVSSNPNAAIVGSTLWVDHLYFEGGTLGNNILKLNEQIQVFPNPVNDLLNIYFGKPTTGQTSITIFNATGQRVKQSIIPAGTQISSLNIYDLPKGIYIIQIQNNSDRFVQKISVK; the protein is encoded by the coding sequence ATGAAACGATTTTTATTCTTATTATTTATGTTTATTGTTTTTTGTGGAATAGGACAAAATATTCCCAACGCTGATTTTGAAAATTGGACAGGAGGCAATCCCAATGGTTGGCAAACACCTAATGCTTTTACTCAACAGTATGGTGTTGTTACTGTTACTCAGGAAACGGTTAACCCTCATAGTGGAACTTATTCAGTTAAATTAGAAACAAAATCAATTTTTGGCTATGCTGTAACTGGTTTAATAACAAATGGACAGATATCGGTAAATTTAAGCAATCCAAATCCCATAACCATTTTAGGTGGTACTCCTTTTACTGAACGCCCCAATCATTTTAAAGGATATTTTCATTATACACCGGCATCGGGTGATTATTGTACGATAGTAGCTTTGTTGTTAAAGAAAAATGTGCAAACAAATCAGTTTGATACGGTTGGGGTTGCTCAATATATTAATAATACATCTGTTACTGGTTGGACGATGTTCGATGCTCCATTTGCTTATGCAATGGGCGATACTCCAGATACTATGCAAATAGTTGCGGTGTCGTCAAATCCCAATGCCGCTATTGTCGGTAGTACCTTATGGGTTGACCATTTATATTTCGAAGGTGGTACGTTGGGGAATAATATTTTAAAGTTAAATGAACAGATACAGGTTTTTCCAAACCCTGTAAACGATTTGTTAAATATTTATTTTGGTAAACCAACGACAGGTCAAACAAGTATAACCATTTTTAATGCAACTGGACAACGAGTTAAACAAAGCATTATACCAGCAGGTACACAAATTTCGTCATTGAATATTTATGATTTGCCTAAAGGTATTTATATTATACAGATTCAAAATAATAGCGACAGATTTGTTCAGAAAATTAGTGTGAAATAA
- a CDS encoding ribonuclease H-like domain-containing protein: protein MMSKKKNDESFISKLIEKLKEQNESEKLESIKSDEFKCEFDLYGYDSELLKKYQKEFKGKKLEKYFKGKIIKNSFGNCYSIINEEELRMNVTSPEKVRQKYLTELKIIDGIGEYYEKKLINEGYKSLNDLLKHHRYGTITKKFKDLLNKKNGLELFKWLERRFPKSHQLVFLVSSFYSETDFIFIDIETLGLHGYPLFLIGIAYFDKQKLIIEQILARDMDEEASVLAYLNEKLKKKKVICSFNGKSFDIPEIKNRMSYYSIEGYFNHPHFDIYHFSKKAFQDKLTDFKLISLENIIFNVKRKDHIPSFLVPEYYNAYLETKNIGSLIPIIEHNKQDIISTVNIFGKINEIWG from the coding sequence ATGATGTCAAAAAAAAAAAATGATGAGTCTTTTATTTCGAAACTTATCGAAAAATTAAAAGAACAAAATGAATCTGAAAAACTTGAATCAATAAAATCAGATGAATTTAAATGCGAATTTGACTTATATGGTTATGATTCTGAATTATTGAAAAAATACCAAAAAGAATTTAAAGGTAAAAAACTAGAAAAATATTTTAAAGGAAAAATTATTAAAAATTCATTTGGTAATTGTTACTCAATTATTAACGAAGAAGAATTAAGAATGAATGTTACGAGTCCTGAGAAAGTAAGACAAAAATACCTCACAGAATTAAAAATAATAGATGGTATCGGGGAATACTATGAGAAAAAACTTATTAACGAAGGATATAAGTCATTAAATGATCTTTTAAAGCACCACAGATATGGTACAATTACAAAAAAATTCAAAGATTTATTGAATAAAAAAAATGGCTTGGAATTATTCAAATGGTTAGAAAGAAGATTTCCAAAATCTCATCAATTAGTGTTTTTAGTTTCTTCTTTTTATTCCGAAACAGATTTTATTTTCATTGACATCGAAACTTTAGGTTTACATGGATACCCATTATTTCTTATCGGAATAGCATATTTTGATAAACAGAAGTTAATTATTGAACAAATACTTGCTCGCGACATGGATGAAGAGGCCTCAGTTCTTGCTTATTTAAACGAGAAGTTAAAAAAGAAAAAAGTAATATGTTCATTTAATGGTAAATCGTTTGACATACCAGAAATTAAAAATAGAATGAGTTATTATAGCATTGAAGGATATTTTAACCATCCTCATTTTGATATTTATCACTTTTCAAAAAAAGCATTTCAAGATAAATTAACAGATTTCAAATTAATTAGTCTTGAAAATATAATTTTTAATGTTAAAAGGAAAGACCATATTCCAAGCTTTCTAGTTCCTGAATACTACAATGCATACTTAGAAACTAAAAACATTGGTTCTCTTATACCAATTATTGAGCATAATAAGCAAGATATTATTTCTACAGTAAATATTTTTGGTAAAATTAACGAAATATGGGGGTAA
- a CDS encoding VWA domain-containing protein: MLAFQIVSDTSLWFLLIAIPIAIALTWYFYKNDASLNEMHDKTKILAQILRFSTIFLLFILLLSPIFKWYKTQIKKPIIVVAIDQSESIKLNPFYTSQKNKILQFIKHIKSNPDYDFKIIGFGNKVRPIDTLNFSDKITNFSNLFEYIQDQYEFENLGAVLLFSDGIYNHGQNPLYLTSIGLTPIYSICLGDTSIKKDIWIDKLNYNSKVFTGNNIRIQVTVKANKLIGTKTKIHLLKDKEIIQSQPIYVNKNQYYQTFNFIIGNEKEGIYKYSLKIDHVEKEYSIRNNISTAIIQVSSDKRNIIIATNAPHPDIGAIKSALETNPSFKVSLLSPEQASDSIINAHAIILYQLPAKQNSASLLLKNIITKKTPTLFVIGTQNHLQQFNEYFPKPILIAKSNQTEDAYLSINKAENFFNLSDESIETIESYPPLLVNYGDYKLNPNADIVLYQKIKQIVTSKPLLAFDIWQENQKIGILFGEGLYRWRLAEFAKKQQNTIFYEFINKIALYLLANQKKERFIVRNQQIFNEFDPITFEAELYNKSYEAINNAEINISITSAQNKTYNFIFDKNNPYYALNAGQFPAGEYRWTAFTEVANEKFKQSGIFIVHAENIETINTIADLSLMQQLAIRTGGQLISIDSLQQFTNIIKNNPNIIPISQSEENFTTLIDFKWILIVITLLIGIEWFLRRYFGSL, encoded by the coding sequence ATGCTTGCATTTCAAATAGTATCTGACACATCGTTGTGGTTTTTACTCATTGCAATCCCCATTGCAATAGCATTAACTTGGTACTTTTATAAAAATGATGCAAGTCTTAACGAAATGCATGATAAAACAAAAATTTTGGCTCAAATATTACGATTTTCTACCATTTTTCTTTTATTTATATTACTACTCTCACCCATATTTAAATGGTATAAAACACAAATTAAAAAACCTATTATAGTTGTTGCTATTGACCAATCAGAATCTATAAAATTAAATCCATTTTATACAAGTCAAAAAAATAAAATACTTCAGTTTATTAAACACATAAAATCTAACCCTGACTACGATTTTAAAATAATTGGTTTTGGAAATAAAGTAAGACCCATAGATACTTTAAATTTTAGCGATAAAATAACTAATTTTTCTAATTTATTTGAATATATTCAAGATCAATATGAATTTGAAAACCTTGGAGCTGTTTTATTATTTAGCGATGGTATATATAATCACGGACAAAACCCGTTATATTTAACATCTATTGGTTTAACACCCATTTATTCAATTTGCCTCGGCGACACATCTATAAAAAAAGATATATGGATAGATAAATTAAATTACAACTCAAAAGTTTTTACAGGCAACAATATTCGAATTCAGGTTACTGTTAAAGCCAACAAGCTAATAGGTACAAAAACAAAAATCCATTTATTAAAAGATAAAGAAATCATACAATCACAACCCATATATGTTAATAAAAATCAATATTATCAAACATTTAACTTTATTATTGGCAATGAAAAAGAAGGTATTTATAAATATTCTCTAAAAATAGACCATGTAGAAAAAGAATATTCGATACGAAATAATATTTCAACTGCCATTATTCAAGTAAGTTCAGATAAAAGAAACATAATTATAGCAACAAATGCTCCACATCCCGACATTGGCGCTATTAAATCAGCCCTCGAAACAAATCCATCGTTCAAGGTGAGTCTCCTATCTCCTGAGCAAGCATCTGATTCAATAATAAATGCACACGCTATTATATTATATCAATTACCAGCCAAACAAAACAGTGCTTCATTATTACTTAAAAATATAATTACAAAAAAAACACCTACCCTATTTGTTATAGGTACACAAAACCATTTACAGCAATTTAATGAATATTTTCCAAAACCTATTTTAATTGCAAAATCAAATCAAACCGAGGATGCATATTTAAGTATAAATAAAGCAGAAAATTTTTTCAACCTTTCTGATGAGTCAATTGAAACAATAGAATCATACCCGCCCTTATTGGTAAATTATGGAGATTATAAGCTTAACCCCAATGCCGATATTGTTTTATATCAAAAAATCAAACAAATTGTTACATCAAAACCACTCCTTGCATTCGATATATGGCAAGAAAATCAAAAAATAGGAATCTTGTTTGGTGAGGGCTTATACCGTTGGCGTTTGGCGGAGTTTGCAAAAAAACAACAAAATACAATATTCTATGAATTTATAAATAAAATAGCATTGTATTTACTTGCTAATCAGAAAAAAGAGCGATTTATAGTTCGAAATCAACAAATATTTAATGAATTTGACCCGATTACTTTTGAAGCTGAGTTATATAATAAAAGCTACGAAGCCATTAATAATGCCGAAATAAATATCAGCATAACTTCAGCACAGAATAAGACTTACAATTTTATTTTCGATAAAAATAATCCTTATTATGCACTTAATGCCGGTCAATTTCCTGCTGGCGAATACCGATGGACAGCATTTACCGAAGTCGCAAACGAAAAATTTAAACAAAGCGGTATTTTTATAGTTCATGCAGAAAATATTGAAACCATTAATACAATTGCAGACCTATCTTTAATGCAACAATTAGCCATACGAACTGGAGGGCAACTTATTTCAATTGATTCGTTGCAACAATTTACTAATATTATTAAAAATAATCCGAATATAATACCCATCTCTCAATCTGAAGAAAACTTCACTACACTCATCGACTTTAAATGGATTTTAATTGTCATTACTCTACTCATTGGAATTGAATGGTTTTTAAGACGATATTTTGGTAGCTTATAA
- a CDS encoding CinA family nicotinamide mononucleotide deamidase-related protein: MNAIIINIGNELLNGHTINTNAAYIAQKLSEIGISVIETIVIADNEQAIVNAISNAYSIADLAICTGGLGPTTDDITKKAICQYFNVSLVFDELIWQHVQQLFAKLNINISYKNRSQAEIPYGATILTNKIGTAPGLVLTKEHFTFIALPGVPFEMKHLIDEEVLPYLIHQHKLIPPFTQTLMFTDISESLLAEKIEKWDKKLREHNIQIAYLPQPGIIKLKLFTPVLTAEQNIVIEDFICFVQEKLNDFLAYIGDMPFAKLIGELLIEKQATIATAESCTGGYIAHLLTSIPGSSAYFKGSIIAYSNDIKINILKVPTETISQYGAVSQAVVETMAKEILKNFNTDYAIAVSGIAGPDGGSAEKPIGTTWIAVASNNEILSQKFIFTSDRLRNIERASISALNMLRRLIK; this comes from the coding sequence ATGAATGCCATTATCATTAACATAGGCAATGAACTTCTTAACGGCCATACCATTAATACCAATGCCGCCTATATTGCTCAAAAACTTTCGGAAATAGGCATAAGCGTCATCGAAACCATTGTAATAGCCGACAACGAACAAGCCATTGTAAATGCCATTTCTAATGCTTATTCAATAGCAGATCTTGCTATATGTACGGGTGGTTTAGGACCAACCACCGACGATATTACCAAAAAAGCTATTTGTCAATACTTCAATGTATCATTGGTTTTCGATGAGCTTATTTGGCAACATGTTCAGCAACTTTTTGCAAAACTAAATATCAACATATCATATAAAAATCGTTCACAAGCAGAAATTCCTTACGGAGCCACTATACTCACCAATAAAATTGGAACCGCACCAGGACTTGTATTAACAAAAGAACATTTCACTTTTATAGCCTTACCAGGTGTCCCATTTGAAATGAAACATCTTATAGACGAAGAAGTTTTGCCCTATTTGATTCACCAACATAAATTAATTCCACCCTTCACCCAAACGCTAATGTTTACTGATATTTCAGAATCTTTGCTTGCCGAAAAAATTGAAAAATGGGATAAAAAACTCCGAGAACACAACATTCAAATTGCCTACCTCCCCCAACCCGGTATTATTAAACTAAAATTATTTACACCGGTATTGACAGCCGAACAAAACATCGTAATAGAAGATTTTATTTGCTTCGTGCAAGAAAAACTAAATGATTTTTTAGCCTACATCGGCGATATGCCATTTGCCAAGCTTATTGGAGAATTGTTAATTGAAAAGCAAGCAACGATTGCCACTGCCGAAAGCTGCACCGGTGGATATATAGCTCATCTCTTAACATCTATACCCGGAAGCTCAGCTTATTTTAAAGGGTCCATTATTGCTTATTCAAACGATATTAAAATTAACATTTTAAAAGTACCAACCGAAACCATCAGCCAATATGGAGCCGTGAGCCAAGCAGTTGTAGAAACAATGGCTAAAGAAATTTTAAAAAATTTCAATACCGATTATGCCATTGCAGTTTCGGGCATTGCCGGTCCCGATGGTGGAAGTGCCGAAAAACCTATAGGAACTACGTGGATTGCTGTTGCGTCCAATAATGAAATTCTTTCACAAAAATTCATCTTTACCAGCGATCGTTTACGAAACATTGAGCGTGCTTCTATTTCTGCATTAAATATGCTACGAAGATTGATAAAATAA